The following are encoded together in the Citrus sinensis cultivar Valencia sweet orange chromosome 1, DVS_A1.0, whole genome shotgun sequence genome:
- the LOC102630911 gene encoding uncharacterized protein LOC102630911 isoform X2 gives MGMQAASAAASLSFIYSLKRGAPNSAQIFVTPSNKLPLKTNATHFPCPKFTNNKVKTRATLGEKDDIAPPTPLLVQEKEQSNREVEESVKILKKAAKTRKVAAAEILSALSVIEKAKIDYSGFLETLGGSESPGRTWMLIFTAEKKLKSGRYFPVTAVQRQRGSRMEYISAQLDA, from the exons ATGGGCATGCAAGCAGCATCAGCAGCAGCATccctttctttcatttattccCTCAAAAGGGGAGCTCCAAATTCAGCTCAAATATTCGTCACACCCTCAAATAAACTGCCCTTGAAAACCAACGCAACCCATTTTCCTTGTCCCAAGTTCACAAACAACAAAGTAAAGACCAGAGCTACATTGGGTGAGAAAGATGATATTGCCCCTCCCACCCCACTTCTTGTCCAAGAAAAAGAGCAGTCCAACAGG GAAGTAGAGGAGagtgtgaaaattttaaagaaagcAGCAAAAACAAGAAAGGTTGCAGCAGCGGAGATTCTGTCTGCTCTGTCTGTTATTGAGAAGGCCAAAATTGATTACTCTGGCTTTTTGGAGACGCTTGGTGGATCAGAGTCGCCTGGCAGAACCTGGATGCTAATTTTCACCGCCGAG aagaaattgaagagtgGTCGCTACTTTCCTGTTACAGCTGTTCAGAG GCAAAGAGGATCGAGAATGGAGTATATCTCGGCCCAATTGGATGCTTAA
- the LOC102630911 gene encoding uncharacterized protein LOC102630911 isoform X1, with amino-acid sequence MGMQAASAAASLSFIYSLKRGAPNSAQIFVTPSNKLPLKTNATHFPCPKFTNNKVKTRATLGEKDDIAPPTPLLVQEKEQSNREVEESVKILKKAAKTRKVAAAEILSALSVIEKAKIDYSGFLETLGGSESPGRTWMLIFTAEKKLKSGRYFPVTAVQRFDAAAKRIENGVYLGPIGCLTFEGRFSWKKRMLAFIFERVHIKIGPLKPLEIGFGQKDNREPSTVSKDPFFVWFYIDEEIAVARGRAGGTAFWCRCRRVTTSYSL; translated from the exons ATGGGCATGCAAGCAGCATCAGCAGCAGCATccctttctttcatttattccCTCAAAAGGGGAGCTCCAAATTCAGCTCAAATATTCGTCACACCCTCAAATAAACTGCCCTTGAAAACCAACGCAACCCATTTTCCTTGTCCCAAGTTCACAAACAACAAAGTAAAGACCAGAGCTACATTGGGTGAGAAAGATGATATTGCCCCTCCCACCCCACTTCTTGTCCAAGAAAAAGAGCAGTCCAACAGG GAAGTAGAGGAGagtgtgaaaattttaaagaaagcAGCAAAAACAAGAAAGGTTGCAGCAGCGGAGATTCTGTCTGCTCTGTCTGTTATTGAGAAGGCCAAAATTGATTACTCTGGCTTTTTGGAGACGCTTGGTGGATCAGAGTCGCCTGGCAGAACCTGGATGCTAATTTTCACCGCCGAG aagaaattgaagagtgGTCGCTACTTTCCTGTTACAGCTGTTCAGAGGTTTGATGCTGCT GCAAAGAGGATCGAGAATGGAGTATATCTCGGCCCAATTGGATGCTTAACATTTGAAGGCAGATTTTCTTGGAAAAAGAGAATGTTGGCCTTTATTTTTGAACGTGTTCACATCAAAATTGGACCATTGAAACCTCTAGAGATCGGTTTTGGCCAAAAAGACAACAGAGAACCTAGCACCGTTAGCAAAGATCCTTTCTTCGTCTGGTTTTACATTGATGAGGAAATTGCAGTTGCCAGAGGCAGAGCTGGGGGAACTGCTTTTTGGTGCCGGTGTCGCCGTGTTACAACTTCTTATTCTCTTTGA